TTGCTCATCGGGCGGTGAGACAGGCATGATGATCTGATTGCGGTAGCGGGCATCTTCCGCCGCATGGAGCTGGTGTGCCTGCTGGTGCCCTGCCAGGCTcagtgggtggtgggggggtggatggTGAGTATGGTGATTGTGATGGTGATGGGCCTTCCCCTCTCTGCCATTTTCCTGGGGAGCCGCCCGGCCATGCCGGAAGTCACCCGGCACGCCTGCTCGCCCGGGGCTGAGGAGTAGCGGGTGCATGATGGCACTGGGCATGAGCTGGATGACGCGAGGCGGCGGAACCTCCTCCTGGCAGGGGCTGCCTGGCCGTAGGGCGTCACGGGGCATGGGACAATGCCCATTGGGGGCTGTGGGAGACACCGACAATGGGTACAGATCATCATGAAGGTGATTGTTGCTGTCGGGCAGCTGGGAGGATGTCTGTTGTGAGTCTTCAGCTGAGCCAGGGTGGGGGAGAGGCGGGTCTGCGGGGGAGCGCCGGGGTGCGGCATGGTGGGGCGAGCGGGAGCGGTGTCGGAGTTCGATAGTAGGGGGGTGAGTCAGGAGAGTGTCTGTCCCACGTGGGGTTCGTAGTACCGTTTCTAATGCACAGAAAGAGAAGTGCATGTGAGACTTTTCAGCCAGCAGAGGGACCCATAAGTGCTTGTGGATTACACCTGattcaaatatatttggatACAGAACTGGATAGAAGATCATAAGAAAAAGAGAAGTGTGGgagttatatacatatactctGAGGTTGATTACATgcatagttaaaaaaaaaaatctaaccaaGTAACAATTGTACATAAGGcaatctgtgtttctgtgaaagGTAATAATTTTATCATtgaataaatgtgaaatgctATTTCCAGTGAGCCAGGTGGACAGAAAGTGTATTCATTTGCTCAACACATGGGatcaaatgcatttaataaaatTTAATCTACAACTTGCCAGTAACAAGATATGGCTGCATTAACctgatttttgaaaaaaaaaaccatgaagGTCTAAAGCCTGGTGACATTAAACATGCTATTTAAATACAGGTGCATTTCCTTGTACAACAGGTTTTTCTGTCAACATTCAAAACTGCCACTTCCTCCTGGTCCACCTGTTGATTCAGGGTACACCCATGTTTAGAATCAGTGTCTCCCAAGTCCTCAACGACAGAGAGTTCAAAGTCAATTTGCTATACACGGAAGTAGGCAAATTCCTTATCTCTATTAACTgagtagaaaaaaaacagggtcTGTACTTCCTTGAAAGCTGGACTTCAGGCGATTTAATCTCATTACTATGTGAGCATTTTATGCATTATCTTGTTTACAGCATACTGAAGTGCAGATTGGAATATAATCAAAGCAGCGTATATACAGAACAAAAGATTAGCGGGTTTATTTGATGCAACATGATAAATCACCAGTTatagattcattcattcaccttATTGCATGGTATCAAACCTGTGATGAAGCTTCATGTCTGGTGTGTGCTACAGGTAATGTAGCACTAAAGCAAGTGATCTCACTATAAGAACACTCACCCTCAAGTCTGTGGTGCTGAAGTGCTGCATCGGGCAGGGAGTGGAAAGGGTTTCCAGGGTAACATgtggaagggagggaggagtgGGGCTTTCTCTGCTTCAGTATGTGCTGCAAGAGTTCATACAGGACATCCCCTGTGgaacaatgacaaaaagtaAGAGTCACGGATGGATCTCCCATGGCCTTTGGTGCTAAATGTCTATGAAGCAGGCTGAAACTGTGCCCACTGCATTCCATTAGCATTGTTGTTTGCTAAAGAGCAActattttaaatggtttattGAATGTTTATTCTCTAATATTATGCTTTTACCATTGTCCAgtagcaacaaacaaaaaaacaaacaagtaaacataaatgcttaaaaaaataaatacaaacttTAAGATTAGACAGAAATGCATATGACCTGTTTGTCAATTTTAGGACAGTgtaaaagccaaacaaaaaagaaggaTCATTTCAGAAAGTTCCTCTCACAGTGGATCTCATGAAAATCTGTATTTTGAGACTTCCAGCCAGAATTTCAAGGAAATTATTCTTATAAAGGAAGTCAGCACACaagcaggtgcacacacacacacacacacacacacacacacacacacacacacacacacacacacacacacacacaattatacatacacaaacaaagcGAGATACCTTTCAGTTCTCAGTTTCTGGTCATCTAGATGCAGAGAGGGAAATTCCTAATGCAACCAGGTGACAGTTGTGGCTAGAAGAACACTTCCTTACCAAATGCTTACCCAATTCTCAACTTCCTCCCTAGGCAGAAAACTACACTGACAACCAGCTTCAACCACCATTCTTTTGTGCCTGCATCCAGTAAATAAGGGATCATTTCCCAAGCATGTAATTTTACTTCAAAACAACTAATGTGTCATTTAAGAAATCAACAGACAGTACTTGAAATGATGTACTGCATTTACTGAAAATTTTTCAATGACAACACTTCAGACTAACTGACTGAACTAAAGTATAAACCACAAAAAGGACTCCTGAGACTTCTCAGAAAGTGTAAAGTaacaggtatatatatatatatatatatatatatggggggggggggggggggggggggtcacctgAATGGGGTGAACGGTAGCGGAAGTCCTCCTTAGTGAGCAGGAGGAGGGCCTTTCCATTCATCTGGAAGCTTCCGCTGGAGATGGGCCGCAGAGcgaactctctctctgcccagcGCAGCCACTGTCCCACATCTTCCCTGCTCCACAGCACGGGCTGCAGACCTAAAGCCATCGTGGCAGAGTGAGAGCATTAACAACCTCCAACCAACTGTAGAACCACAGACTTAAATGCTAGGTGAATTTAGAACTAAAAGAAGCCAATAAGAGTGTGTAGCAGAAGTacaaaaatcaacaacaaaaaaataaataaaatttaaaaaaacgaATGACATGCTAGGACGTGTCATTCACCACCTCCCCACGCCCTCACCCTCGCAAATGCTCAAGTTTTGCATTCAGATTTCACCAATGTCTGTACAAATCAAGCACACCCCTCTTAGCGTTTTTAAGGTCTTCCCAGAAATGAAACCAGTATGCCTGGAATCAGTACAAAAACCAAACCCCTGGCTTTGAATGCAAAAGTTGCACATAAAATCACTCAGTGTTCACTGACTTCATATAATACCAGCTACAGTGATATTCTGACTGACCATGGCAAAAAGGAGTTGAAGCTTGGACTGAACATTTGAAGAGAAAGCATAAATATATTGATTgattattataaatacattgGCATTCTTGGTATCTGCTTATGGTTAATGCTTTTCCAACATCTAAGAGGTTATCAGACCTATGCAATGGCATAGTGTAACAGAGGAAAGTGTTTGTCAAGTAGTTACAAGCCAGGTAATTATACAGTCATACAAACTGCTTCCTTGACAAAAGTTTTTTCTTGTTACAACATGATAGAAAATGTATACTTAACTAGGGAAAAGTGTGCATTCTCTCCCTTTGTGGCAAATGTATTCAGTTCTTGGGACACCTTCCTTAACACCTGTTACAAATccatctttttcctttctttggcAGAATTCAAGCTAAGAATTCACTAAGAATAATAGATAAAGTTCAACTGGCAAGACGGTAGTGCTGCTTGCTGCAAATATAACAACAGTAACGTTGAAACGGGTGCCTATTACAGATGTATAGCCTATGTATAGATATGCCATATACCTCCCACATCTAATACCTTGTGTTATGATGTATTAAAAAAGTAGTGTTTaagcaaatgtaaaaacagtaaaataaataaatttgcacATTTTAGTTGCACATTCTGAGTGATATAATCATGGCTAGaattattatgaaattatttattattattaattattattatgaaaatgGAGTTTATCTTACAGTAGCTTGTAGCCATGCGTGTATGTTTAggtattaaatatgtatgtttaagTCATTGTCATGAAGGGCTTGTGTAGTTGTAGCCTCCTGCACAATGCCCTTCAGTAAAGTGCTACCTAAAggtttaatgttttgttgtagTAAGTTTTCTTACTATCTATTCAAAAGTTCATAGTGTGTGTCAATTGTGACATGAAaggtaacagaaaaaaaatcagctaATCTTGGGTTCCTTACTGTAACCTCAGATGGGCATAGGTCCTGTAATGTTTGACAGTGTTTACTGTGATCACTAATCCAGCCTACTCCCTGTTGTTTCTCTGTATTTACAGAGTAAGCACTCTGTACTTCCATAATAAGAATGGGAGAATAGCACTTTATAAACCCCTGCATTACTTATTATTCTGTAATTAGATACATGTATGTTACATTAGTGTATTCAGCATTATCCTTGCATGACAGTACAAGCATTCCATAGCTGTGCACTTGAAAGAGGCAAGTTTTCCTTCTACTTCAGCCTTGAGTTGCTGCTATGCTGGATGAACATGCCTGTCAGgcacacattttcaaatgtataGAGCCTTTTCTCAGTGTGTTCTTATTCAAAATCATACAACAAAGAAGAAGACTTAAGCATAAATCACAGGAGTTAGAGTGAAGTTTGTCTGCCAAACCCACATGAATACAAAAATGACCATCACATCTGTCATGAGCAAAGggcaaaaacatttgtttgtattgCACTTAATTTCCAGGAAATAATGTGGTAAATGTTGGAAAGTTATGTTGCAAGTTTCCAGTTGTTACTCTCTTATTCCTCatcttgttttcttctgctgtaCCAGTACATGTACAAATTCATACAGGGAAGTTACATTGCAAGTTCCAGGAAATTACATGGTAAATGACAGGAAATTATGCCATACTATATGAGCTGTAttataaagcatttattttttattacatatatacaaattaCATGTAAAGagacttacatatttatgagTATGACAGTACGTGAATTCCCTTGAAATTTGACCcctgaccttggtgttactagcaccatgctctacctgctctaccagatGAGCTACATGAGTAAGTACAGTTTGCACAGCTATTGCAAACCCGTTCTAACAAACTGTCAACACTTAGAAACTGCACATACTTAACTAGGCCCTATCTTTAGCTGGCAAACATACAGCCAAAGCTTTTTAATTTGTATTGCTTTGTAGGACACTTGGGAATGCTTGTTTTGTTAGTGAGTGCATTCCCCCCTGCATTTACAATTCAGATGGCGTGGGAACATGACAAATACAGCATCTGCATTGGGGAACCACCCAGAATTCCCAAGCCAGATACCCGTCAAAACTCAACATCCATGCAGAGTCTGTAGAAGCTCTATTTGACACATCTGATTACGATACCTGCCGGCAAGTCCCTTAAAAATGCACATGCCTCGCCGTATAAAgcaaaaaaccacacacacgcgctgctACTAAATACGTATATGTGTTTAAGCACACCCCACCATAATACCCAAAACAACTGCCTGTATCCGTCATTCCCGAATGTTTAGTTGGTCTAATTCTGGCTGATGCAGCTGCTGTCTGGGTTAGCGTTGCATGTGGAGTGGCGGGTATGCAGCCAGGATCGGCAGTGAAGTGTGCTTATCGCCAGACACCACTCGCACCCTTCCTTCTCCGCCCCGGCAGCTGGTATCTCTGACCCTCGGTATGCATGCACTGTCATCGTCATGAAGGGAATCGGAagaaaccccaccccaccatgcTACAACTGTAAACCCCTTCCTTCTTTAACCTCCACGCCCCCTCCAAACTGGCCCCAAACAAAGAGACTGTTCATGCATTTTGTTTGACATCAAGCAGACATCATATAGAAAGTACATTTGCACTGTTCTTTGTGGTGCTGCAACtatgctctgttctctgtttctcactctcaaACTTTGTTTTTAAGCTGCTACATCACTAGCTTTGAATTTAAGAGTAATTTGGTTTCCATAGTAACTTGTCATCTCAATCACAGATATCCAGTACACAGCAGGGTGCAGgtgtttgcttgcatgtgtgcgtgtgtgtgcgcgtacacacacgcgtgcatgtaGGTGTATGCGCGCATGTGTTCATACTAGTGTCCCCAAGCAGCAGCGATGCACAGAGCAATTTAGAGTTCTACTAATGTCTTAGGTCATGTGGTAGCAAGCCTTGAGATTGGCTGGGTCCAGTGCACAGCACTGGCCATCTGCACAGAGCCTCCAGAGAGACAGTTACCCACAGGAGgtaggagaggaagagagcctGAACTTCCCACAACGCACTTTAACAGGAAGCCCGGCCCCCTCCTTCACCCCAGCACAGCCGCACAGGCTCAGTTTCAGAACAGGAAGCCTCCTGCGGTAAAGGCTGGGGTGACGTGGAAGGTTTTATCAACAGTCAGCAGCAAAGGAGCGAGCCAgtgaggagggagggagcaggaaTGGAGCGGTTGGAATCAAGATGGAGAGAGTGCTTGAGAAGACCACATCAACCAAGACCGACAATGAAGttaagcagagacagagaagggtcATTTTGATTCAGTATTTGTTCATGCTGTTATTTTACtcacctccccccccaccctatctcacccacccaccagaCCACATACTCTATGGAGTATGAAGCTCAAGCCATGAAGTTGAACCCCCACAGCTGTTGCTATGTGGGTATCTAATCTGGTCTGATGGCATAATTCACGCCCCCTGGAATCATGGGAGGGAGCTCCCAAAATGGAGCGCTCTTGACTCAAAGAGATGCATGGTGTTGCCCAGGCAACCCCCAGGCACCAAGGATGAATGGAGGAGAGTAGAGATGAGATCACTGCTATCTGGTTTCATTGTTGCTCTCACAACTCCCCCTCAAAGACTCTATTCACAGAACAtgttatgtctctctccctctctctcacacacattcgcatgcacacacgctccaCTGTATGAGTTTGCACCACATATGTATGTGGgctttttcataattttcaaGTACAATCAAATGCCATTATTGCAAAACTGTGATTACAGTGAATCCCTGTTATTCAGTACAAGGTAATGCATTGTTAGACAATGTAAACATTTCGGTCAGTGTGATCAaggcacacacagcaaatattCTCATTTATCACAGTAATGACAAATGATGCTGTGGGTATGATACCACATGGCCTGCAGCACAGGCAGTGTGCAGCCATTCATGATAAATGGACTGCAGAGACCAAAAGCTTAATTGTTACATGCTCAACTGTTTTGGATGGAATCCATGTAATACAGCCATACAATAATGGAGATATATGTGTGCCCATAAGCGGGCATGGTGATTGTGCTGGAGGCTGGTGATACATCTGTTAAAAATCCACTTGTTACAAAGTATGGTGCTTCACATTAACACAAATATCCTACTTCGCCTTTTTGTTCCTAAAAGCATCCACTTGCTTACTCAAGTACACCAGAAAACCTGTACAAAGCAAACATCTAAACAACTCGCATTTCCCCCTACCCTTATAGAGCCCTTTACAAGCCAACAATGAATGTTGACAAACCTCAACCTGAGGTACACACGTGGTTTTAACTGCAGAATGCCtgcctacccacacacacacacacacacacacacacacacacacacacacacacaccatctttaCTCTCTGTGTACCTCAGTATATCTGTCAGTCATCGGtattgagaaagaaaaaaaaaatgtaataacattcAGTATCTTGGCTCTGAATGGGACCTAGGTGGCAATGACACAGGTTCTTGTAAAGTCCAGTCTCGAAGCACCTCATGTTCTGTGGCCTCTTCACTTATTGCACCTGTGGAGAGTGCTCATCTTTAGGCCCCAGTGCCAAATGCATGACTGCAAAGCAGGACAGGACATGCTGAATGAAATATTTGAACAAGTACTGTCAAAAAGATTCAATGgagtgagtttttgtttttaaaatatatatatatatatatatatatatatatatatatatatatatatatatatatatatatatatatatatatatatatatatttatttatttttgtgtgtgtgtgtgtgtgtgtgtgtgtgtgtgtgtaataaataaaaaataaaagtcttcCCTTTCAAGAtccttttttattatgtttgtcTATTTTAGGTGTTCTGGTGAAACTCTAAAATATCATGATTAATGATGTTCTTTTAGAAGATCTTAACGCATTACATTTGTCAATTTTTAGCTATCCTGGCTCAACTCTAAATAGGGTGACTaataattgttgtttttatggcCAGCTGAGATTTCTATCAACTAATGAAAAATTCAACTGAATGACATTTGTTGTCCAATGCCCCTGATGAGATACAATATGTATTTTACATGCACAGCAAAAACTTCTAACTACTTCAGTGGTGGAGTCTTTACTGTGCCAGCAGGGTGTATGCCTTTATATGAGGGCAGATTGCATGGATCCATGTTCAATGCACACTGGCCTAGCATGCATTAAAGGGGTTAAAGCTCATGATTCATGATCAATCCCTTTCTGGTAAATACCTCCTTTTCAGACAACATGCATGTATTATAGGGTTTATCATTACAGCCATTTTCCCATTGTATACCACGGACTACCAGCTGGCATCAGGGGACATTTTACAATGCATCTGCTTTGTTGAGATCTTACCAAAAACAATTTCCCCAGAATCAAAGATAAtgatgtacattttaattttaatctaaCTTCATATTCCTATTTATTGGCTaacaacaatatataaatatgaatttgcCAAGATTAGTCATGGACATTACTGAGTCTGGAACAAAAACTGGAACAAACAGAGTTGAAGGTTTTGTGTCAAAACCAACATTATTTCAACAGTTGGCAATTAGTTGTCAGGTAATTAACAGGGCACTGCACTTACACCCACCATTTGTTGTGTCCAAGTTTAATGCTAAACTGAAGGCATACTACAGAGTGATTTGCACTGTAACCTGCATATGTTGGTCATGGCAtttttacatacaaacacaaaaacaagcattATTAGCACAGAGGTTTATCACtcttacagaaaaaaatgtgagaaatgtgCATAGTTAGGTTTCCCAAAAACATGACGAGTCATAAATCCATCCATTCACCCTCTTCACCAGCCCTGTGTCTGATGTTCTCCCTTCACCTATATTGTAAAAGCATATATTCTCCACCCTGATTTGCAGTTTGGGCCCAGACACTGCTCATCTTATCCATTAATAATCAACTGCTTAATTCTTGTATGTGTTATTCTGAAGGTTTTTGCTTTATACAATATTTCTTTGAACTttgctttctcttcctctgtgatTTAGCCATGCATGATTTACCATACATGACTACACCAGAATCAACCACTGCAAAACTCACATGATAGTATTGTTCTACAGTCAGAAGCAGAAGCTTTTTGGAAGTGTTCTGTGCAGGATGTAAGCTTACACTCGCCACTTAAGTCAAACTCCACCTGCAGCATTCTTTAACTGCTTTTTCTCCAACTTACTGATCATTTCCTTCATAGaactacatttatatttacaatattactATATaaattttttgtaaataaagcTTAAAGTCTGGAAGTTGCATCTTTTCAAAGAACAGTAATTTATGGATGTATGGACAAATagatattttttgttatttacttaTACATTATTACATTGCAGTGCACATGTTCTCTAAGCTGTAAGGAGCcctattcaaataaaaaaaaacaaaaaagaaagaaaatgttttatttatttaaatagtggCAAAGAGGAGCTCATTTTAGAGTGTATGGCTCCTCACAcatcacaaatgttttttgaagCAGGCCCCATATAtcgtctctgtctccctcactctgtctccctctctttcttccccctgtctctctgtgtctctccttttctgtctgtctcttcctccctAATGACATGTGGAGCCGGTTGTGAGCAGGAAGAGAACCGGCTGCGCTCATTTTTTGGCCGTTGGCATGGGACAACAGTTTCCCTTTCAGAGTgagggggagggaaaaaaaaaaaaactacacccAGCACTCAGGCAGGAAGCACAGTCTGCCCACTCAGGAAATTCCTGAGGATGAGAGCAGCTTCCAGGCGCAGGAAATTTCCCCTCTGAAAAGAGTGttctcatataaacacacagacagacacacacacagacatgcagaacaggagagtgtgagactGGCAAAAACACTCAATCATGCCTTAATATGCCCAACTTTAACAGACCaatcaaatgcaaaaatattcaaTAATTAAATAGTAACTTACACTTTTAATTGTATACTGTGCAGCACATGAATAATAGCAGCTCCTActacagaaagtaaaaaaaaatcacaaatattcATTAGAGAGTCATTGAATTTGACCACCTGCATCTTTTGC
This region of Electrophorus electricus isolate fEleEle1 chromosome 2, fEleEle1.pri, whole genome shotgun sequence genomic DNA includes:
- the etv6 gene encoding transcription factor ETV6 isoform X2, with protein sequence MSDSPSQINIKERSTFSPSASPLPNSTSSPGHGPLSLTNARTDEEPARLPGHLRLQPVLWSREDVGQWLRWAEREFALRPISSGSFQMNGKALLLLTKEDFRYRSPHSGDVLYELLQHILKQRKPHSSLPSTCYPGNPFHSLPDAALQHHRLEETVLRTPRGTDTLLTHPPTIELRHRSRSPHHAAPRRSPADPPLPHPGSAEDSQQTSSQLPDSNNHLHDDLYPLSVSPTAPNGHCPMPRDALRPGSPCQEEVPPPRVIQLMPSAIMHPLLLSPGRAGVPGDFRHGRAAPQENGREGKAHHHHNHHTHHPPPHHPLSLAGHQQAHQLHAAEDARYRNQIIMPVSPPDEQGIPIGRIADCRLLWDYVYQLLSDSRYENYIRWEDRDTKVFRIIDPNGLARLWGNHKNRTNMTYEKMSRALRHYYKLNIIRKEPGQRLLFRFMKTPDEIMSGQTDRLEHLESDTDDQIYVKEEC
- the etv6 gene encoding transcription factor ETV6 isoform X3, whose product is MSDSPSQINIKQERSTFSPSASPLPNSTSSPGHGPLSLTNARTDEEPARLPGHLRLQPVLWSREDVGQWLRWAEREFALRPISSGSFQMNGKALLLLTKEDFRYRSPHSGDVLYELLQHILKQRKPHSSLPSTCYPGNPFHSLPDAALQHHRLEAPNGHCPMPRDALRPGSPCQEEVPPPRVIQLMPSAIMHPLLLSPGRAGVPGDFRHGRAAPQENGREGKAHHHHNHHTHHPPPHHPLSLAGHQQAHQLHAAEDARYRNQIIMPVSPPDEQGIPIGRIADCRLLWDYVYQLLSDSRYENYIRWEDRDTKVFRIIDPNGLARLWGNHKNRTNMTYEKMSRALRHYYKLNIIRKEPGQRLLFRFMKTPDEIMSGQTDRLEHLESDTDDQIYVKEEC
- the etv6 gene encoding transcription factor ETV6 isoform X1; this encodes MSDSPSQINIKQERSTFSPSASPLPNSTSSPGHGPLSLTNARTDEEPARLPGHLRLQPVLWSREDVGQWLRWAEREFALRPISSGSFQMNGKALLLLTKEDFRYRSPHSGDVLYELLQHILKQRKPHSSLPSTCYPGNPFHSLPDAALQHHRLEETVLRTPRGTDTLLTHPPTIELRHRSRSPHHAAPRRSPADPPLPHPGSAEDSQQTSSQLPDSNNHLHDDLYPLSVSPTAPNGHCPMPRDALRPGSPCQEEVPPPRVIQLMPSAIMHPLLLSPGRAGVPGDFRHGRAAPQENGREGKAHHHHNHHTHHPPPHHPLSLAGHQQAHQLHAAEDARYRNQIIMPVSPPDEQGIPIGRIADCRLLWDYVYQLLSDSRYENYIRWEDRDTKVFRIIDPNGLARLWGNHKNRTNMTYEKMSRALRHYYKLNIIRKEPGQRLLFRFMKTPDEIMSGQTDRLEHLESDTDDQIYVKEEC